A region from the Candidatus Neomarinimicrobiota bacterium genome encodes:
- the ffh gene encoding signal recognition particle protein, producing MFEELQDRFGAIVRNLRGLGKITEKNVSETGREIRKALLESDVHYTIAKEFVQKVTEKAKGTSVTNSVVPGQQFVKIVRDELAGLLGQHNEPLRFANKPPTVILMAGLQGSGKTTTAAKLASYMKKAGKKPYLVAADVYRPAAIEQLEILGGEIDVPVWSQGHQDPVRICKDGILKASNEKYDVVILDTAGRLHVDSEMMEEIVTIAEATGPTEVLFVADGMSGQDAVNSAQAFSAALEISGTILTKMDGDARGGAAVSITAMTKVPIKFIGTSEKMSGLEPFHPQRMADRILGMGDVVSLVEKAEEAIDKDEAAKMAEKLRKASFTLEDFQSQMTQMKKMGSMSELMGMIPGMGKMMKGAVLDERQLVWTDAIINSMTPKERQHPEIIDGGRRKRIAVGSGRPIQDVNRLLKEFQQMKKMMKSLSKQQPNRQAVNQFAGILN from the coding sequence ATGTTTGAAGAACTACAAGACAGGTTTGGTGCAATAGTCCGCAACCTTCGCGGTCTCGGCAAGATAACGGAAAAGAACGTCAGCGAAACAGGACGCGAGATTCGCAAGGCGCTTTTGGAATCAGACGTTCACTACACGATAGCCAAGGAGTTTGTCCAGAAGGTGACGGAAAAGGCCAAAGGGACGTCTGTCACCAATTCTGTTGTGCCGGGGCAGCAGTTTGTCAAGATTGTTCGTGATGAGCTTGCGGGGCTCTTGGGCCAGCACAACGAACCGCTCCGATTCGCCAACAAACCTCCGACGGTGATCTTGATGGCAGGACTTCAGGGATCGGGCAAGACAACTACTGCGGCCAAGCTGGCGAGTTATATGAAGAAGGCGGGGAAGAAACCTTACCTGGTGGCGGCGGATGTCTACCGTCCTGCGGCTATTGAACAGCTTGAAATTCTCGGCGGTGAGATTGACGTTCCTGTTTGGAGCCAGGGTCATCAAGATCCTGTTAGAATCTGCAAAGACGGAATTCTGAAAGCGAGTAATGAGAAGTACGATGTTGTTATTCTCGATACCGCCGGCCGACTGCATGTGGATAGTGAAATGATGGAAGAAATTGTTACTATTGCTGAAGCGACTGGACCGACAGAAGTTCTTTTCGTCGCTGACGGAATGTCGGGGCAGGATGCCGTCAATTCAGCTCAGGCATTTTCCGCCGCCCTTGAGATTAGCGGCACAATTCTTACCAAAATGGATGGCGACGCCAGGGGTGGAGCCGCCGTTTCCATCACCGCAATGACCAAAGTTCCCATTAAATTCATCGGCACGAGTGAGAAGATGAGCGGGCTTGAGCCGTTCCATCCGCAGCGGATGGCTGATAGAATCCTCGGTATGGGAGATGTGGTGAGCCTCGTCGAGAAGGCTGAAGAGGCTATAGACAAAGATGAAGCGGCAAAGATGGCCGAAAAACTGCGCAAGGCCAGTTTTACCCTGGAGGATTTTCAGTCTCAAATGACACAGATGAAGAAGATGGGATCTATGAGCGAGCTGATGGGTATGATCCCGGGCATGGGTAAAATGATGAAAGGTGCCGTGCTCGATGAGCGGCAGCTTGTCTGGACTGATGCCATCATCAATTCTATGACGCCGAAAGAACGGCAACATCCAGAGATCATCGATGGAGGTCGTCGCAAGCGGATTGCCGTGGGCAGCGGCAGGCCCATACAGGATGTCAATCGACTGTTAAAAGAATTTCAACAGATGAAAAAGATGATGAAGAGTCTATCTAAACAGCAACCGAACCGGCAGGCGGTAAACCAGTTTGCCGGAATATTAAACTGA